The Capsicum annuum cultivar UCD-10X-F1 unplaced genomic scaffold, UCD10Xv1.1 ctg1716, whole genome shotgun sequence genome includes a window with the following:
- the LOC107858696 gene encoding uncharacterized protein LOC107858696 isoform X3, with protein MEEAAKIPLQLENKLKELLRNLTSTDFQLSSDASKEFIKLLKSETGPEYLSSYIRNSSKCIELEQAWDLRKSKTGLYFVLNLIALFFNHEYGKNRADKDHVIVSALDKFAKLIVEKRMNDLYKELNSKEAKRQRAVLSLLASIVRRSSWMAWEVAKSFDFKMPVFGRLAEWKAKKIEGKKKHHSTRKAFVGFALSFLEVGNARLLRGVLQQKDMYSGVLRGLGNDDEDTVVYVLSTLRDRVLVPDSLVPTGLRSVLFGSVTLEQLASISGRVGGGLDAELAHEVLNMVCTDPSNGLMPDLKRVPSPLRGNPKRLLGLMKKLKAGEIENHRNLLLAIVKGKPSFGSAYLDEFPYCLEDPSSRNWFASVSLAANVLSSVGDGLVFDFLDSQTQEPLTFNSPEVQNIMKCIGPRSFSRLVINKGLLHSDPLVKHGTLKLVLEVLKLLELLIGALNSVLSSQGQMIHKCESLKQDIWNAVRILLPDPQVLFSLLSSLNKFYKGLEKCLKRPANSEIGDKMSCRKKLKIDVANEDTDIIIGGFSYSPDAALPLGDEAITIGDDMDDSKDEAYFVKLVTELWSSHSSPLLDSTIEDAEVLFYAKLLNALTIYYKTMPNMLEGLFDFFKILPNNPLSLPIVLQQTLLSLLQEHVGWSSKCEIATRAHSQMYKYLFPFLDLLMFSPNRDIKDQAYILAKTSMYSTGAFDKNPKEVCLWFFFIPGYNKENMLGGAIGCDVYRKLASPVLLFLRDAVIESGNKLFYYLDLLRSSLSSIPGTKDISPNFSPFTICILDKCLTLVTAESGAISASEKSMVSSYVCNTLKYLLETQVDPLLLSSIIDWKLSERLDAPYDLDDSQCPCEWRPFNRLLHLSRKILQGTYTISSNIKEVVYTDSSFTRTVSEVQRLLKSEFDDSLVGLTIGFCCSIACTTPAEIIQNFPLMVSVSNKLLGVPLSLLMQLFFSEPGFLNDASKRWPEIFFTGLERALTRLSGGRTMDYESDAFSLFLEHAPFYVLFPAVLDIDGLNLSDQSGLQNLLLAKLSEKTSDHLLSCFRYLLFWLNQAQLSYRNEQFEGLEKLSAACFLLLSGMLEKLLAEKSNSCGPDTFIPFTTYFIEELVVTILDHPAVAAVLEYPSPISSDFAYKTIKDNVDQFVESAKPKICKMDHHVLNLVKATSEFWLSFCYGQSSLSEAYHANIHVVSSFKNVVKKLVLTFKLKMNECMKSKNLIPLVPILYALHRLIHFISPFEVLELVHWMLSVVDLEDCSVWRTSALSVGLHIAGSAFDHLAAYMSQPPEKMPLYLFWGIQQEQYDVTLYEKILLQVYDIAIRFKLDVADACLLKTVKIVKVHKAMQKQSHPFLKDMCRVVANTHVNILSHCMLKMTKRKAEILFLVADISPLHLSIFGKLFSDRMNKYVADKPCTVPPTCDFSDEEALMLLPTVILYLNSIPAKFGGQLCMFHEHIASFYWKILKQGFSIWKSYVSREIFVVEYLENQSMDDFLNLVSGSLLVDTVLAVQSFFELRGDLVKVKKRLSIFNSVCSSDFIDLLEFDLTQDGAYPVEESLNVVNRTVAKVRLCRTLLFPEKRKFPSLLKKNAEVTASEDSSILDLARIRLLNLLVQSWQLIVKRCSLNAVDFMQMEVGNHSLFRYLEVYILRNVMEITREMHDCLLNLDSLPFVEQLGKSSLLHRFNDPMTLGMLRAIISSVSEGKFSCISIIQLLLAHSQFAATIRSSHITAGHSHFGMIFTPLPSIMRSYVQFADQDAFNLKDNCKLSEECARHLELVKLLRLLFQIRARQCDMNNVKDIGINLRELVFLLLSSYGASMSAIDLEIYSLMDEINSINDLGEGSMAKLDYLWGSALLKVRKENELGETISSNLSEAEAIDDDRRIYFRENIPIDPKVCATTMLYFPHDRTVGPGILKEPKKDYTDFRYEVHNADVKKLHMYDPIFILHFSVHCLSMGFIEPLEFASLGLLGITVVSISSLDDDTRKLGYEVLGRFKSVLEKCQKRKDVMRLRLLMSYLQNGIEEPWQKISSVTAIFVAEASYVLLDPSHDHYSAISKYLMSSPSANMKGIPLFQTFFWSISTNFITERLWMLRLLYSGLNMDDDAQIYIRNAVFETLFSFYVSPTSDHESKELIVQIVKKSVKIPKMTRYLIEQCGLISWSSCVISSLSSSQCSRTSFDELTVILEVSHSVLFPKSTLFSLPPRLWKHMLCPYLHSRKRQIGSSCF; from the exons ATGGAAGAAGCAGCAAAAATACCTCTACAGTTGGAGAATAAACTGAAAGAGCTTCTTCGTAACTTAACCTCTACAGATTTCCAACTCTCTTCCGATGCTTCAAAAGAGTTCATCAAACTTCTCAAGTCCGAAACAGGACCCGAGTATCTCAGTTCATACATTCGGAATTCATCCAAGTGTATCGAGCTTGAACAAGCTTGGGATCTTCGAAAAAGCAAAACTGGACTTTACTTTGTTCTCAATTTGATTGCTTTATTTTTCAATCATGAATACGGTAAAAACAGAGCAGATAAAGACCATGTAATAGTGAGTGCGTTAGATAAGTTTGCGAAATTAATTGTGGAAAAGAGAATGAATGATTTGTATAAAGAATTGAATAGTAAAGAGGCGAAGCGCCAACGTGCTGTGCTTTCTTTGCTGGCTTCTATAGTGAGGCGTAGTTCGTGGATGGCGTGGGAAGTGGCGAAgagttttgattttaaaatgcctGTATTTGGGAGATTAGCTGAGTGGAAAGCCAAGAAAATTGAAGGGAAGAAGAAGCATCATTCAACGAGGAAGGCTTTTGTTGGTTTTGCTCTATCGTTTTTGGAGGTTGGAAATGCTAGGTTGTTGAGAGGAGTGTTGCAGCAGAAGGATATGTACTCTGGAGTGCTTCGTGGGTTGGGAAATGATGATGAGGATACCGTGGTTTATGTGTTGTCCACTTTGCGTGATAGGGTTCTCGTTCCTGATTCATTGGTGCCCACTGGGCTTAGAAGTGTGCTCTTTGGGAGTGTAACTTTGGAGCAGCTTGCTAGCATTTCGGGACGAGTGGGTGGTGGATTGGATGCAGAGTTAGCTCATGAAGTGTTAAATATGGTATGTACTGATCCTTCGAATGGGTTGATGCCAGATTTGAAGAGGGTACCCAGTCCATTGAGAGGAAACCCGAAAAGATTATTGGGCCTTATGAAGAAGTTAAAAGCTGGAGAGATTGAGAATCACAGAAACCTGCTTTTGGCAATTGTTAAGGGGAAGCCATCTTTTGGTTCAGCTTATCTGGATGAGTTCCCATACTGTCTTGAAGACCCTTCATCCCGGAACTG GTTTGCTTCAGTTTCTTTGGCAGCAAATGTGCTCTCCtctgttggtgatggacttgtctttgattttcttgattctCAAACGCAAGAGCCGCTAACTTTTAACAGCCCAGAAGTGCAAAATATCATGAAGTGCATTGGACCACGATCCTTCTCTCGACTGGTGATTAATAAAGGTTTACTTCATTCGGATCCTCTAGTGAAACATGGAACTTTGAAGCTTGTGTTGGAGGTTCTGAAATTGTTGGAATTACTAATTGGTGCTTTAAACAGTGTGCTGTCTTCCCAGGGTCAAATGATCCACAAATGTGAATCCCTCAAGCAAGATATCTGGAATGCAGTTAGGATTTTGCTCCCTGATCCTCAAGTTCTGTTCTCGTTACTCTCTTCACTGAACAAATTTTACAAAGGTCTTGAGAAATGCTTGAAAAGACCAGCAAATTCTGAAATAGGAGATAAGATGAGCTGTAGGAAGAAGCTGAAAATTGATGTTGCAAATGAGGATACAGATATTATTATAGGGGGGTTTAGTTACTCCCCTGATGCAGCTCTGCCCCTGGGTGATGAAGCAATCACAATTGGAGATGACATGGATGATTCTAAAGATGAAGCATATTTTGTAAAGCTTGTAACAGAACTCTGGAGTTCTCATTCTTCTCCCTTGCTGGACTCTACCATAGAAGACGCAGAAGTGCTATTCTATGCCAAGTTGCTTAATGCTTTAACAATATATTAT AAAACAATGCCTAATATGTTGGAAGGattgtttgatttcttcaaaattCTGCCAAACAACCCACTGTCATTACCAATTGTGTTGCAGCAAACTCTATTATCTCTGCTCCAAGAACATGTTGGTTGGTCTTCTAAATGTGAGATAGCAACAAGAGCTCACTCACAAATGTACAAGTATTTGTTTCCATTTCTGGACTTGTTAATGTTTTCACCTAACAGAGACATTAAAGATCAAGCATACATTCTAGCAAAGACATCAATGTATAGTACTGGTGCATTTGACAAAAACCCAAAGGAAGTTTGTTTATGGTTCTTCTTTATTCCTGGGTACAACAAAGAGAACATGCTTGGAGGAGCAATAGGGTGTGATGTCTACAGAAAATTGGCCTCACCTGTTCTTCTTTTCCTACGTGATGCTGTAATTGAGTCTGGCAATAAGTTATTCTATTATTTGGACCTTTTAAGGTCTTCTTTAAGTAGCATACCGGGCACCAAAG ATATATCTCCTAATTTCAGTCCTTTCACTATCTGCATCTTGGATAAGTGCCTAACATTGGTAACTGCTGAATCTGGTGCTATTTCTGCTTCTGAGAAGTCGATGGTTTCTTCATACGTGTGCAATACCTTAAAGTATCTATTGGAGACTCAG GTGGATCCATTACTTTTATCTTCAATAATTGATTGGAAGTTGTCTGAGAGACTTGATGCTCCATATGACTTGGATGATTCTCAATGTCCATGCGAGTGGAGGCCGTTCAATAGATTGCTACATTTGTCACGGAAAATTTTGCAGGGAACTTACACGATATCTTCCAACATCAAGGAAGTCGTGTATACTGACAGTTCTTTTACCCGTACTGTTAGTGAAGTCCAAAGATTGCTTAAGAGTGAGTTCGATGATAGTCTGGTTGGATTAACCATTGGGTTTTGCTGTTCAATTGCTTGCACAACACCTGCTGAGATAATACAAAATTTCCCTTTAATGGTGTCTGTCTCGAATAAATTGCTTGGGGTTCCTCTGTCACTGTTGATGCAACTGTTTTTTTCAGAACCTGGTTTTCTGAATGATGCTTCTAAGAGATGGCCAGAAATCTTCTTCACGGGTCTGGAAAGGGCCTTAACTAGATTAAGTGGTGGGAGAACAATGGACTATGAGTCTGAtgcattttctctatttttggagCATGCACCTTTTTATGTTCTCTTTCCAGCTGTTCTGGATATTGATGGACTGAATTTGTCTGATCAATCAGGATTGCAAAACTTGCTTCTGGCAAAGCTTTCAGAGAAGACATCTGATCATCTTCTTTCCTGTTTCCGCTATTTACTGTTTTGGTTGAATCAAGCTCAGTTATCTTATAGAAATGAGCAATTCGAGGGACTTGAAAAGCTTTCCGCAGCTTGCTTCCTTCTCCTAAGTGGCATGTTAGAAAAATTGTTGGCTGAAAAATCTAATTCTTGTGGTCCAGACACCTTTATTCCTTTCACAACTTACTTTATTGAGGAGTTGGTTGTAACTATCCTTGATCACCCTGCTGTGGCAGCAGTGCTGGAGTACCCATCCCCTATTAGTAGTGATTTTGCATATAAAACAATTAAGGACAACGTAGACCAGTTTGTTGAATCAGCTAAACCGAAAATTTGCAAGATGGATCATCATGTGCTTAATTTGGTAAAAGCTACTTCTGAGTTCTGGTTGTCTTTCTGCTATGGCCAAAGCTCTTTATCTGAAGCTTACCATGCCAATATACATGTTGTAAGTTCATTCAAAAATGTGGTAAAGAAACTGGTTCTGACATTTAAGCTCAAGATGAATGAATGCATGAAGTCCAAGAACTTAATACCGTTAGTTCCTATATTATATGCTCTACATAGATTGATTCATTTCATATCTCCCTTTGAGGTGCTTGAATTGGTCCATTGGATGCTGTCTGTAGTTGACCTCGAGGATTGTTCTGTTTGGCGTACTTCAGCTCTCTCTGTTGGATTACATATTGCTGGTTCTGCATTTGATCATCTGGCGGCATACATGTCTCAGCCACCTGAAAAGATGCCTCTTTATTTGTTTTGGGGAATTCAGCAGGAACAatatgatgtcactctctatgaGAAAATCCTTTTGCAAGTATATGATATTGCCATTCGATTTAAACTTGATGTTGCCGATGCCTGTTTGCTCAAAACTGTAAAAATTGTGAAAGTACATAAAGCTATGCAGAAGCAAAGCCATCCTTTTCTTAAGGATATGTGTAGAGTTGTGGCTAATACTCATGTAAATATCCTTTCTCATTGCATGCTCAAAATGACCAAAAGAAAAGCTGAAATCTTGTTTCTTGTTGCTGATATAAGCCCCCTGCATCTATCTATATTCGGAAAGTTATTTTCAGACAGGATGAACAAATATGTGGCAGACAAGCCTTGTACAGTACCGCCAACTTGTGATTTTTCTGATGAAGAGGCACTAATGCTTCTTCCCACTGTCATCCTGTACTTAAACTCAATTCCTGCAAAATTTGGGGGCCAGCTTTGCATGTTTCATGAGCATATAGCTTCTTTTTATTGGAAAATACTCAAGCAAGGTTTCTCTATCTGGAAAAGTTATGTTTCCAGGGAGATATTTGTGGTGGAATATCTTGAGAACCAGTCAATGGATGATTTTCTGAATCTTGTCTCAGGTAGTCTTCTCGTTGATACTGTTCTTGCAGTGCAATCGTTCTTTGAATTAAGAGGCGATTTGGTGAAAGTGAAAAAACGCTTGAGTATATTCAATTCTGTTTGCTCAAGTGATTTTATTGATCTGCTGGAGTTTGATCTCACTCAAGATGGTGCTTATCCAGTTGAGGAGTCTTTGAATGTTGTCAACAGGACTGTTGCAAAAGTACGTTTGTGTAGGACACTTCTATTCCCCGAGAAGAGGAAGTTTCCGTCTCTACTGAAGAAAAACGCAGAAGTGACTGCTTCAGAAGACAGCTCCATTTTAGACTTGGCAAGAATCCGGCTTTTGAACTTGCTCGTTCAATCCTGGCAGCTTATTGTCAAGAGATGCTCTTTGAATGCTGTTGACTTCATGCAAATGGAAGTTGGAAACCATTCCTTATTTAGATATTTGGAAGTATATATTCTAAGAAATGTAATGGAAATAACAAGGGAGATGCATGATTGTCTTCTAAATTTGGATTCTCTTCCATTTGTAGAGCAACTTGGTAAGTCATCTCTTCTGCATAGGTTTAACGATCCTATGACACTGGGGATGCTCCGAGCTATTATCTCATCAGTATCTGAGGGGAAGTTCTCTTGCATTTCAATTATTCAACTATTGCTTGCACATTCTCAATTTGCAGCTACCATCCGTTCTTCACACATCACTGCTGGTCATTCTCACTTTGGGATGATATTTACTCCTTTGCCTAGCATCATGAGATCATATGTTCAATTTGCTGATCAGGATGCCtttaatttaaaagataattgTAAACTATCTGAGGAATGTGCTCGGCATTTGGAACTTGTGAAGTTGCTTAGGTTGCTTTTCCAAATCAGGGCTCGACAATGTGATATGAATAATGTAAAAGACATTGGAATAAATTTGAGGGAACTGGTCTTCTTGCTACTATCTTCTTATGGTGCTAGTATGAGTGCAATTGACTTGGAGATATATAGCTTAATGGATGAAATCAATTCGATTAATGACTTGGGCGAAGGAAGTATGGCTAAATTGGATTACCTATGGGGTAGTGCTCTGCTGAAAGTCAGAAAAGAAAATGAACTGGGGGAGACTATCTCAAGTAATTTGAGTGAAGCTGAAGCAATTGATGACGACCGCAGAATCTACTTCAGAGAAAACATTCCCATAGACCCCAAAGTTTGTGCAACTACCATGCTTTATTTTCCACATGATAGAACAGTTGGTCCAGGCATTCTCAAAGAACCTAAAAAGGATTATACTGACTTTAGATATGAG GTACATAATGCAGATGTCAAGAAACTCCACATGTACGATCCCATTTTTATTCTGCACTTCTCAGTTCACTGTCTTTCTATGGGTTTTATTGAGCCGTTGGAGTTTGCAAGCTTAGGCTTGCTTGGGATTACTGTTGTTAGTATATCTTCACTTGATGATGACACAAGGAAACTAGGTTACGAGGTTCTTGGAAGATTCAAAAGTGTACTGGAG AAATGTCAGAAGAGGAAGGATGTGATGCGACTTCGTCTCCTGATGTCGTACTTGCAAAATGGTATAGAAGAGCCTTGGCAGAAGATTTCATCCGTAACTGCCATATTTGTTGCAGAGGCTTCTTATGTACTTTTGGATCCTTCACATGACCATTATTCAGCAATAAGTAAATATCTGATGAGCTCTCCAAGTGCAAATATGAAG GGTATTCCATTGTTCCAGACTTTTTTCTGGAGTATCTCAACTAATTTCATAACAGAGAGGTTGTGGATGCTACGTCTATTATACTCAGGATTGAATATGGACGACGATGCTCAAATATACATTAGAAATGCCGTTTTTGAGACACTTTTCAGTTTCTATGTTTCTCCTActtctgatcatgaatcaaagGAGTTGATTGTTCAG ATAGTGAAGAAGTCTGTCAAAATACCCAAGATGACCAGGTACTTGATTGAACAGTGTGGTTTGATCTCATGGTCATCCTGTGTTATTTCATCTCTTTCTTCGAGTCAATGCAGCAGAACTTCATTTGATGAGTTGACTGTTATACTGGAG GTTTCACACTCTGTTTTGTTTCCCAAGTCAACCTTGTTTTCTCTTCCACCACGTCTTTGGAAGCACATGCTTTGTCCATATCTTCACTCCAGGAAAAGGCAAATTGGCTCCTCGTGCTTTTAA